One Elephas maximus indicus isolate mEleMax1 chromosome X, mEleMax1 primary haplotype, whole genome shotgun sequence DNA segment encodes these proteins:
- the HSD17B10 gene encoding 3-hydroxyacyl-CoA dehydrogenase type-2, with protein sequence MAAACRSVKGLVAVITGGASGLGLATAERLVGQGASAVLLDLPDSDGAAQAKKLGKSCAFAPGDVTSEKDVQAALTLAKEKFGCVDVAVNCAGIAVAIKTYNLKRSQAHTLEDFQRVLNVNLVGTFNVIRLVAGEMGQNEPDQGGQRGVIINTASVAAFEGQVGQAAYSASKAGIVGMTLPIARDLAPIGIRVMTIAPGLFGTPLLTSLPDKVRNFLASQVPFPSRLGDPSEYAHLVQAIIENPFLNGEVIRLDGAIRMQP encoded by the exons ATGGCTGCTGCGTGTCGCAGCGTGAAG GGCCTGGTTGCCGTGATAACCGGAGGAGCCTCGGGTCTAGGCCTAGCCACCGCGGAGCGACTGGTGGGGCAGGGGGCCTCTGCTGTACTTTTGGACCTGCCCGACTCGGATGGGGCTGCCCAAGCCAAGAAGTTAGGGAAAAGCTGCGCCTTCGCCCCAGGCGAT GTGACCTCAGAGAAGGATGTGCAAGCAGCCCTGACTCTAGCAAAAGAAAAGTTTGGCTGTGTGGATGTCGCAGTCAACTGTGCAGGCATTGCAGTGGCCATCAAGACATACAACTTAAAGAGGAGCCAGGCCCATACCTTGGAGGACTTCCAGCGAGTTCTCAAT GTGAATCTCGTAGGTACCTTCAATGTGATCCGCCTGGTGGCTGGAGAAATGGGCCAGAATGAACCAGACCAGGGAGGCCAACGTGGAGTCATCATCAACACTGCTAGTGTGGCTGCCTTTGAGGGCCAG GTTGGACAAGCTGCATACTCTGCCTCCAAGGCGGGCATAGTGGGTATGACACTGCCCATTGCTCGGGATCTGGCTCCCATAGGAATTCGGGTGATGACCATTGCTCCAG GCCTGTTTGGCACTCCACTACTGACGAGCCTCCCAGACAAGGTGCGCAACTTCTTGGCCAGCCAGGTGCCCTTCCCCAGCCGACTGGGTGACCCTTCTGAGTATGCTCATCTGGTACAGGCCATAATCGAGAACCCATTCCTCAACGGAGAGGTCATCCGGCTGGATGGTGCCATCCGCATGCAGCCCTGA